One genomic segment of Occultella kanbiaonis includes these proteins:
- a CDS encoding DUF5107 domain-containing protein: MLTAEPLLDLPDRPADLAGADVAVWRAPLTMRTYLPAPPSDLPSYLDARVYQGSSGRVYPLPFHDRISSEPREHDWDAVHLENEWIRLLVLPELGGRIHLAIDRTTGHDLFYGNPVIKPALVGLAGPWIAGGIELNWPQHHRPATFLPTDVEIEHEGDGSVTVWCSDHDPFERMKGMHGIRLRPGRSAIELRVRLYNRTPLTQTFLWWANVAARADADYQSFFPEDTRVVADHAKRAVTAFPAADRPYYDIDYPARRELTFTTGDGEIVTGDRIDWWENIPVPTSYMVTHSAEDFFGGYDHGRGMGFAHVADRQLAVGKKQWTWGNSAFGRAWGRNLADDDSAYVELMAGVFTDNQPDFAFLAPGETKVFEQCWFPLPAIGPANRATAQAAVRIRVTEGCARVGVVTTARRPGCRIELLDGAGRLVAETVTDIDPGSPALWQADLPDGVAAGAVTVRVVSGDVVLVEYTRPQPGAGDDPTTDAVGDLAEPAREPDRPAEVASVAELLDIAGHLEQYRHATRSPEPYWEEALRRDPGNAGAHTAVGIRRLRQARLTEAQTHLRAAVARLTAFHPTAPDATALYHLGLVLALDGRPDEAYDAFGRASWNRLWRAPAGYEMARIDAAAGRTATALHRLTDVLRAEPEHLQALTLASILRGRADRDAATEPSRVTDLDRLHWWSRDVAGTDLTCDAQTCLDVALEYAGIGADDDALRVLGVALDRERDRVPGQPAAEPLLHLHAAAIHAARGDTRAEERELDAADAVSRGWCFPGRLADAVMLTQTLTRHPAQATALALLGHWQYAMGRTTDALEAWRASAAADPGDPVVHRNLGLALVNTRGDLDGARDAYDRARALAPGHARLLFESDQLDTRRAVDPAARLAVLEGARDLVAERDDLTVVLAHLLITAGRAEDAHGLLAGRAFQPWEGGEGEVLRAWERSCAVLARAALATGDAAAAGALVAQALDPPASLGEARHPLATTAGLQLLAGDAAATAGETDAARRAWAIAAEQIGDFRTMSASRHSEATYHSVLALRRLGRAAEADTLAADLADYVHEQAGTPARIDYFATSLPQLLLFTPDLDHVQAQRLEFLRAQLDVLARDETSAVGRLQHLLREVPDHTDAHDLLAALTEGAHR, from the coding sequence ATGCTCACAGCCGAGCCTCTGCTCGATCTCCCGGACCGCCCCGCCGACCTGGCCGGCGCCGACGTCGCCGTCTGGCGCGCACCGCTGACGATGCGCACCTACCTCCCGGCGCCGCCGTCCGACCTGCCCTCCTACCTCGACGCTCGCGTCTACCAGGGCTCGTCCGGTCGGGTGTACCCGCTCCCGTTCCACGACCGGATCAGCTCCGAGCCGCGCGAGCACGACTGGGACGCCGTGCACCTGGAGAACGAGTGGATCCGGCTCCTGGTCCTTCCGGAACTCGGTGGGCGCATCCACCTCGCGATCGACCGCACCACCGGCCATGACCTGTTCTACGGCAACCCCGTGATCAAGCCGGCCCTCGTCGGCCTGGCCGGGCCCTGGATCGCGGGCGGCATCGAACTGAACTGGCCGCAGCACCACCGACCTGCGACGTTCCTGCCCACCGACGTCGAGATCGAGCACGAGGGCGACGGGTCCGTCACCGTGTGGTGCTCCGACCACGACCCGTTCGAGCGGATGAAGGGCATGCACGGAATCCGGCTGCGCCCCGGCCGCTCCGCGATCGAGCTACGGGTCCGCCTGTACAACCGCACCCCGCTCACCCAGACGTTCCTGTGGTGGGCGAACGTCGCCGCCCGCGCCGACGCCGACTACCAGTCGTTCTTCCCCGAGGACACCCGCGTCGTCGCCGACCACGCCAAGCGGGCCGTGACCGCCTTCCCCGCCGCGGACCGCCCCTACTACGACATCGACTACCCGGCCCGGCGCGAGCTCACCTTCACCACCGGCGACGGCGAGATCGTCACCGGCGACCGCATCGACTGGTGGGAGAACATCCCGGTCCCGACGTCCTACATGGTCACGCACAGCGCCGAGGACTTCTTCGGCGGCTACGACCACGGCCGGGGCATGGGCTTCGCACACGTGGCCGACCGGCAGCTCGCCGTCGGCAAGAAGCAGTGGACCTGGGGCAACTCCGCGTTCGGGCGCGCCTGGGGACGCAACCTCGCCGACGACGACTCCGCCTACGTCGAGCTCATGGCGGGCGTGTTCACCGACAACCAGCCCGACTTCGCGTTCCTCGCACCGGGCGAGACGAAGGTCTTCGAGCAGTGCTGGTTCCCGCTGCCGGCCATCGGCCCCGCGAACCGCGCGACGGCGCAGGCCGCGGTCCGCATCCGGGTCACCGAGGGCTGCGCTCGCGTCGGCGTCGTCACCACGGCCCGCCGGCCCGGGTGCCGGATCGAACTGCTCGACGGCGCCGGTCGCCTCGTGGCCGAGACGGTCACCGACATCGACCCCGGCTCCCCGGCGCTGTGGCAGGCCGACCTGCCCGACGGCGTCGCGGCCGGTGCCGTCACGGTCCGGGTGGTCAGTGGTGACGTCGTGCTCGTGGAGTACACGCGCCCACAACCGGGCGCGGGCGACGACCCGACCACCGACGCCGTCGGCGACCTCGCCGAACCCGCCCGTGAGCCCGACCGTCCCGCGGAGGTGGCGAGCGTGGCGGAGCTTCTCGACATCGCCGGCCACCTGGAGCAGTATCGGCATGCGACCCGCTCACCCGAGCCGTACTGGGAGGAGGCACTGCGCCGCGATCCCGGGAACGCGGGCGCTCACACGGCCGTGGGCATCCGCCGGCTGCGCCAAGCCCGCCTGACGGAGGCGCAGACACACCTGCGCGCCGCCGTCGCCCGTCTGACCGCCTTCCACCCCACCGCCCCGGACGCCACGGCGCTCTACCACCTCGGTCTAGTGCTGGCTCTGGATGGCCGGCCGGACGAGGCCTACGACGCGTTCGGCAGGGCCTCCTGGAACCGCTTGTGGCGTGCGCCGGCCGGGTACGAGATGGCCAGGATCGACGCCGCGGCCGGCCGCACGGCCACCGCGCTGCACCGCCTCACCGACGTTCTGCGCGCCGAGCCCGAGCACCTGCAGGCCCTGACGCTGGCCTCGATCCTGCGCGGCCGCGCCGACCGGGATGCCGCAACCGAACCGAGCCGTGTCACGGACCTCGACCGGCTGCACTGGTGGAGCCGCGACGTGGCCGGCACCGACCTCACCTGCGACGCGCAGACCTGCCTCGACGTCGCCCTCGAGTACGCCGGCATCGGTGCCGATGATGACGCGCTGCGGGTCCTCGGCGTCGCGCTGGACCGCGAGCGCGACCGGGTGCCCGGGCAGCCGGCCGCGGAGCCGCTGCTGCACCTGCACGCGGCGGCCATCCACGCGGCCCGCGGTGACACCCGGGCCGAAGAGCGCGAGCTCGACGCAGCGGATGCCGTGTCCCGCGGGTGGTGCTTCCCGGGACGGCTCGCGGACGCCGTCATGCTCACGCAGACCCTGACCCGACACCCGGCCCAGGCCACCGCCCTCGCGCTCCTGGGGCACTGGCAGTACGCGATGGGCCGCACCACCGACGCCCTCGAGGCCTGGCGGGCGTCCGCCGCCGCGGATCCCGGGGACCCCGTGGTGCACCGCAACCTGGGCCTGGCCCTGGTGAACACCCGCGGTGACCTGGATGGCGCCCGCGACGCCTACGACCGGGCCCGCGCCCTCGCCCCCGGCCACGCCCGGTTGCTCTTCGAGAGCGATCAGCTCGACACCCGGCGGGCCGTCGACCCGGCGGCGCGCCTCGCGGTGCTGGAGGGCGCCCGCGACCTGGTCGCCGAGCGCGACGACCTGACCGTCGTGCTCGCGCACCTGCTCATCACCGCCGGCCGCGCCGAGGACGCGCACGGCCTGCTCGCCGGGCGGGCGTTCCAGCCCTGGGAGGGCGGCGAGGGCGAGGTGCTGCGGGCCTGGGAACGCAGCTGCGCGGTGCTGGCCCGAGCTGCGCTCGCCACCGGGGACGCCGCGGCCGCCGGCGCTCTGGTGGCGCAGGCGCTGGACCCCCCCGCGTCCCTCGGTGAGGCTCGCCATCCGCTCGCGACGACGGCCGGGCTGCAGCTGCTGGCCGGGGACGCCGCGGCCACCGCGGGCGAGACCGATGCCGCCCGGCGCGCCTGGGCGATCGCAGCCGAGCAGATCGGCGACTTCCGCACGATGAGCGCGTCCCGGCACAGCGAGGCGACGTACCACTCCGTGCTCGCCCTGCGCCGGCTCGGCCGCGCGGCGGAGGCCGACACCCTCGCCGCGGACCTCGCCGACTACGTCCACGAACAGGCCGGCACCCCCGCCCGGATCGACTACTTCGCGACGTCGCTGCCGCAGCTCCTGCTCTTCACGCCGGACCTGGACCACGTCCAGGCGCAGCGCCTGGAGTTCCTACGCGCCCAACTGGACGTGCTCGCTCGCGACGAGACCTCCGCCGTCGGGCGGTTGCAGCACCTGCTGCGCGAGGTGCCCGATCACACCGACGCGCACGACCTGCTCGCCGCCCTCACCGAAGGAGCCCACCGATGA
- a CDS encoding cellulase-like family protein, with protein sequence MTEYRPVPTAAHLPGRLTITLWDFSWFVRTGPGEPFEDLDAAFAGAVERGYNTIRICAMPYLLFGSGLDTTALRLGPLGGGYAQQVRWYDVASESTIDAREHLLELFRAAKRHDCYVIVSSWEYQQSPAFAAEPDWYRALHAVDPEDRAVELARAHAALIDLLTEHDLADRVAFVELHNEVQIGHLTAGLDARGDDAIVALTPRLERGLATFHELQPEVPVTVNYAHVPVAVMRSIPANLDVLVVHPYIYGVLDALIETYGMRGPVEDFPQEAARRDLLRPGAPDIGDWGLPPEHAWRLDAMIVAKPEIYVHDWADAATIDRWLYDHYGEHRLAMAQKLTLWLEVAADHAERRALPLVFGEGWVGYTPLHGQFEEGPVGAQLCRFAMSESARVGAWGSIVCSNAAPQHPMWADVALQKEANALFTG encoded by the coding sequence ATGACCGAGTACCGCCCCGTGCCGACGGCTGCCCACCTGCCGGGCAGGCTCACCATCACGCTCTGGGACTTCTCCTGGTTCGTGCGCACCGGACCCGGTGAGCCGTTCGAGGACCTGGACGCCGCGTTCGCCGGCGCCGTCGAGCGCGGGTACAACACGATCCGGATCTGCGCGATGCCGTACCTGCTGTTCGGGTCCGGGCTCGACACGACCGCGCTGCGGCTCGGGCCGCTCGGCGGCGGCTACGCCCAGCAGGTGCGCTGGTACGACGTTGCCAGCGAGAGCACCATCGACGCCCGGGAGCACCTGCTCGAGCTGTTCCGGGCCGCGAAGCGCCATGACTGCTACGTGATCGTCTCCTCCTGGGAGTACCAGCAGAGCCCCGCGTTCGCCGCGGAACCCGACTGGTACCGGGCGCTGCACGCCGTCGACCCGGAGGACCGCGCCGTCGAGCTCGCCCGCGCGCACGCCGCCCTGATCGACCTCCTGACCGAGCATGACCTGGCCGACCGGGTCGCGTTCGTCGAACTGCACAACGAGGTCCAGATCGGGCACCTCACCGCCGGGCTGGACGCCCGCGGCGACGACGCGATCGTGGCGCTCACGCCCCGGCTCGAGCGCGGCCTGGCCACCTTCCACGAGCTCCAGCCGGAGGTCCCGGTGACCGTGAACTACGCCCACGTGCCCGTCGCGGTGATGCGATCCATCCCGGCGAACCTGGACGTACTGGTGGTGCACCCCTACATCTACGGGGTGCTCGACGCGCTGATCGAGACCTACGGCATGCGCGGACCCGTCGAGGACTTCCCGCAGGAGGCCGCCCGCCGCGACCTGCTCCGCCCGGGCGCCCCGGACATCGGCGACTGGGGGCTGCCGCCCGAGCACGCGTGGCGCCTGGACGCGATGATCGTGGCCAAACCGGAGATCTACGTGCACGACTGGGCCGACGCCGCCACCATCGACCGCTGGCTCTACGACCACTACGGCGAGCACCGGCTCGCGATGGCGCAGAAGCTGACGCTGTGGCTCGAGGTGGCCGCCGACCACGCCGAGCGCCGCGCCCTTCCGCTCGTGTTCGGGGAGGGCTGGGTCGGCTACACCCCGCTGCACGGGCAGTTCGAGGAAGGTCCGGTCGGTGCTCAGCTCTGCCGGTTCGCGATGTCGGAATCGGCGCGCGTCGGCGCCTGGGGCTCGATCGTCTGCTCGAACGCCGCGCCACAGCACCCGATGTGGGCCGACGTCGCCCTGCAGAAGGAGGCGAACGCCCTCTTCACCGGCTGA
- a CDS encoding ABC transporter substrate-binding protein — protein sequence MSTTSDYTRRGFLLGATALGTGGLLSACVGSGGGSGGETSGSGDGGASGDAGGPVTLQSSLSDPAPKAALELVIADYDGDVTLNTVAIEQFRAQLSTYLTSSTPPDVLTWYAGSVARDYAAEGLLLDVSDLWTGDGACAGFSEALKSLSTAEDGSQIFVPTNYYWWSVFYKKSAFAEWGVSIPETWDDFLALCETLKGLGVNPLANGIGSTPWMASGWFDYLNLRINGAAYHRELLAGEHAFTDPEVEAVLTEYAKLIPYFDPNMASYSHQEAVTPMVQNESAMYLIGAFVTQFFPEDQQDDIDFFSVPPINPDVPSAEEAPTDGYFASANTANVEGTKSLLTYLASAEAQQQFIAESASSNLPTSPDVDSSGFSPLVQKGIELLENTEEITQFFNRDSSDALQSTADDALTRFLADPSDIPGILAGWQAAAERVWDQ from the coding sequence ATGAGCACCACATCCGACTACACCCGCCGAGGATTCCTGCTCGGCGCCACTGCGCTGGGAACCGGAGGCCTGCTGTCCGCCTGCGTCGGCTCCGGCGGCGGTTCCGGCGGCGAGACGAGCGGCTCCGGCGACGGCGGCGCCTCCGGTGACGCCGGCGGGCCGGTGACGCTGCAGTCCTCGTTGTCCGACCCCGCACCGAAGGCGGCCCTGGAGCTGGTGATCGCCGACTACGACGGCGACGTCACCCTCAACACGGTGGCGATCGAGCAGTTCCGGGCGCAGCTGTCGACGTACCTGACCTCCAGCACTCCGCCGGACGTGCTCACCTGGTACGCCGGCTCGGTGGCCCGTGACTACGCCGCCGAGGGTCTGCTGCTGGACGTCTCCGACCTGTGGACCGGCGACGGCGCCTGCGCCGGGTTCTCCGAGGCGCTGAAGTCGCTGTCCACCGCCGAGGACGGCTCACAGATCTTCGTCCCGACGAACTACTACTGGTGGTCGGTCTTCTACAAGAAGAGCGCCTTCGCCGAGTGGGGCGTGAGCATCCCGGAGACCTGGGACGACTTCCTCGCCCTCTGCGAGACCCTCAAGGGCCTCGGCGTGAACCCGCTCGCGAACGGGATCGGCTCCACCCCCTGGATGGCCTCCGGCTGGTTCGACTACCTGAACCTTCGCATCAACGGCGCGGCCTACCACCGCGAGCTCCTCGCCGGCGAGCACGCGTTCACCGACCCCGAGGTGGAGGCCGTGCTCACCGAGTACGCCAAGCTCATCCCCTACTTCGACCCGAACATGGCCTCCTACTCCCACCAGGAGGCGGTCACCCCGATGGTCCAGAACGAATCGGCCATGTACCTGATCGGGGCGTTCGTCACCCAGTTCTTCCCGGAGGACCAGCAGGACGACATCGACTTCTTCTCGGTGCCGCCGATCAACCCGGACGTGCCCAGCGCCGAGGAGGCGCCGACGGACGGCTACTTCGCGAGCGCGAACACCGCGAACGTCGAGGGCACGAAGTCCCTGCTGACCTACCTCGCCTCCGCCGAGGCGCAGCAGCAGTTCATTGCCGAGTCCGCCTCCTCGAACCTGCCCACCAGCCCGGACGTGGACAGTTCCGGGTTCAGCCCGCTGGTCCAGAAGGGCATCGAACTGCTGGAGAACACCGAGGAGATCACGCAGTTCTTCAACCGGGACTCCTCGGACGCCCTGCAGAGCACCGCCGACGACGCGCTGACCCGGTTCCTCGCGGACCCGTCCGACATCCCGGGCATCCTCGCCGGCTGGCAGGCCGCAGCCGAACGGGTCTGGGACCAGTGA
- a CDS encoding carbohydrate ABC transporter permease has translation MSSPSATAVGPGRSAASARSTPPDPRRRSVLRRVPWVVWLFLLVPLAAEVFWVFWPALNSFSLSFTRWNGIGAAEPVGFGNYVDLWNDPVFRTALRNNVIWVIGFGGLSVLGGLILAVLLNRPGRGIGIYRSAIYLPMVFSLAVTGLFWRVMYSPAGLVNTTLATLGLESWERQWLADPDVALYAVLIAAVWRQVGYIMVLYLAGLKGVDPALEEAAAMDGANRRQRFFSIVMPQLKGVNAVVFAVTVIDSLRTFDIVWAMTRGGPYNSTQLLSTYMFEQGFTLVNLGYGSAIAVVIFALAIVFIITYLVRSIRQED, from the coding sequence GTGAGCAGCCCGAGCGCCACGGCCGTGGGTCCGGGCAGGTCGGCGGCCTCGGCGCGGTCGACCCCGCCGGACCCACGCCGGCGCTCGGTCCTGCGGCGGGTGCCGTGGGTGGTCTGGCTGTTCCTGCTGGTGCCGCTCGCCGCCGAGGTGTTCTGGGTGTTCTGGCCGGCCCTGAACTCGTTCTCGCTCTCCTTCACCCGGTGGAACGGCATCGGCGCGGCCGAGCCGGTCGGCTTCGGCAACTATGTCGACCTGTGGAACGACCCGGTGTTCCGCACGGCCCTGCGCAACAACGTGATCTGGGTGATCGGGTTCGGTGGGCTCTCCGTGCTCGGCGGCCTGATCCTGGCCGTGCTGCTGAACCGGCCCGGCCGGGGCATCGGCATCTACCGCAGCGCCATCTACCTGCCGATGGTGTTCTCCCTCGCCGTCACCGGGCTCTTCTGGCGGGTCATGTACTCCCCCGCCGGCCTGGTGAACACGACGCTGGCCACGCTCGGCCTCGAGTCCTGGGAGCGGCAGTGGCTCGCCGACCCGGACGTGGCCCTGTACGCGGTGCTGATCGCCGCCGTCTGGCGGCAGGTGGGCTACATCATGGTGCTCTACCTGGCCGGGCTGAAGGGCGTGGACCCGGCCCTCGAGGAGGCCGCCGCGATGGACGGCGCGAACCGGCGCCAGCGGTTCTTCTCCATCGTGATGCCGCAGCTGAAGGGCGTGAACGCGGTGGTGTTCGCGGTCACCGTGATCGACTCGCTGCGGACGTTCGACATCGTCTGGGCGATGACCCGCGGCGGGCCGTACAACAGCACCCAGCTGCTCAGCACCTACATGTTCGAGCAGGGCTTCACGCTCGTGAACCTGGGCTACGGATCAGCGATCGCGGTGGTCATCTTCGCCCTCGCGATCGTCTTCATCATCACCTACCTCGTCCGCTCGATCCGGCAGGAGGACTGA
- a CDS encoding carbohydrate ABC transporter permease, translated as MSATIPTAGATGAAAPGHKRHHRRAIGSRSPWFHVFMIPFTLAWITPMVFVLVVAFRSFDDIVARGLSALPASLSWEGFATALSAGGIAGALRNSVIVTVCAVIVSLFLASMAAYALSRYRIPFRNAILLVMLAGNLLPPQILLIPVAKIAEGLGIYDSLLALVVVQVGFGLGFYTFVLHGFMRSLPDEVFEAARIDGAGPIRIYAQIVLPLCRPSLAALTALATTWIFNDLIWAMTVLRTETNFPITAALLNLQGGFVSQWNVVAAGSIMAAVPTAIVFFIFQKQFVSGLMVGASK; from the coding sequence ATGAGCGCCACGATTCCCACCGCCGGCGCGACCGGCGCCGCGGCCCCCGGCCACAAGCGGCACCACCGCCGGGCCATCGGGTCCCGGTCCCCGTGGTTCCACGTGTTCATGATCCCGTTCACCCTGGCCTGGATCACGCCGATGGTGTTCGTGCTGGTGGTCGCGTTCCGCTCGTTCGACGACATCGTCGCCCGGGGGTTGTCCGCGCTGCCCGCCTCCCTGAGCTGGGAGGGGTTCGCGACGGCGCTGTCCGCCGGTGGGATCGCCGGCGCGCTGCGCAACAGCGTGATCGTGACCGTGTGCGCGGTGATCGTCTCGCTGTTCCTGGCGTCCATGGCCGCCTACGCGCTGAGCCGCTACCGGATCCCGTTCCGGAACGCGATCCTGCTGGTCATGCTCGCGGGCAACCTGCTCCCGCCGCAGATCCTGCTGATCCCGGTCGCCAAGATCGCCGAGGGACTGGGCATCTACGACAGCCTGCTCGCGCTGGTCGTCGTGCAGGTCGGATTCGGACTGGGCTTCTACACGTTCGTGCTGCACGGGTTCATGCGCTCGCTACCGGACGAGGTGTTCGAGGCGGCCCGGATCGACGGCGCCGGCCCGATCCGCATCTACGCCCAGATCGTGCTCCCGTTGTGCCGGCCCTCCCTCGCCGCCCTGACCGCCCTGGCCACGACGTGGATCTTCAACGATCTGATCTGGGCGATGACGGTGCTGCGCACGGAGACGAACTTCCCGATCACGGCGGCTCTGCTGAACCTGCAGGGCGGGTTCGTGAGCCAGTGGAACGTGGTCGCGGCCGGCTCGATCATGGCGGCCGTGCCGACGGCGATCGTGTTCTTCATCTTCCAGAAGCAGTTCGTGTCCGGGCTGATGGTGGGGGCGAGCAAGTGA
- a CDS encoding alpha-galactosidase, giving the protein MSDEAQGPWLLPTADAELAYLPSPGGEGLLLDRWGPGAGWAPPVRVAVETQADVTPLALTAAGTRQVQRADLLVERPDGRTGARLRLGPVRLTREGTRTRLAAEHSDPDGGVLATLFVESDTRHGAVAQWAEIVNTSAVPIRLTRAFGGSWELPVGPGARIGVLAGAWSREFTPLTVDLPAGTLAIGSRTGLTSHLYAPVVAVEPREPNLPDGGVGRAAFSVALAWSGSWSMTVDAVPFRGRVRVGAGVDDETGVIGLEPGASFTTPRTYAIRAADPAELPGAWHDFQRTVLRRDASAHHHPVVYNSWYATTFDVRADHQLALARRAADLGAEVFVVDDGWFRGRTSDAAGLGDWDVDPAKFPDGLGPLIDGVQDLGMRFGVWVEPECVNPDSDLFRAHPDWVYRAGERPLVTVRNQHVLDLGRPEVEAFVADMLRRLLTEHDITYLKWDMNRPVGDGGRPGDPHGLEWSVQHARAYHRLLDLLRSEFGDVTVEACASGGGRVDTEVLARSDVVWASDETGPRDRLAIQHGFLSAYAASWMVSWATDEPDQLDTEPTSFAFRFLVAMCGVLGVGGDLGAWSPTDLATARDLIAAYREIRPVILDGDVTRHGSPAVGQYVVQYRRTEPDGGADTVVLLAFSRGGVRERVRVAGLDGSYRVRGTDATVSATDAAGAGVEIGYRVAPDADLVVLDRFE; this is encoded by the coding sequence GTGAGCGACGAGGCCCAGGGGCCGTGGCTGCTGCCCACCGCGGACGCCGAACTGGCCTACCTCCCCTCCCCCGGCGGCGAGGGGCTGCTGCTGGACCGTTGGGGTCCGGGCGCCGGGTGGGCGCCGCCGGTCCGGGTCGCGGTCGAGACGCAGGCGGACGTCACCCCGCTGGCCCTCACCGCCGCCGGGACCCGTCAGGTCCAGCGGGCGGACCTGCTGGTCGAACGGCCGGACGGGCGCACCGGCGCGCGCCTGCGGCTCGGGCCGGTCCGGCTCACCCGAGAGGGCACCCGCACCCGGCTCGCCGCGGAACACTCCGATCCCGACGGCGGCGTGCTGGCCACGCTGTTCGTGGAGTCCGACACCCGGCACGGCGCCGTGGCCCAGTGGGCGGAGATCGTCAACACCTCCGCCGTGCCGATCCGGCTCACCCGTGCCTTCGGTGGTTCCTGGGAGCTGCCCGTCGGTCCCGGCGCGCGCATCGGCGTCCTGGCGGGCGCCTGGAGCCGGGAGTTCACGCCGCTCACCGTCGACCTGCCCGCCGGCACACTCGCGATCGGCTCGCGCACCGGGCTCACCTCGCACCTGTACGCGCCGGTCGTCGCCGTCGAGCCCCGGGAGCCGAACCTGCCCGACGGCGGGGTCGGCCGGGCCGCCTTCTCCGTGGCCCTCGCCTGGAGCGGGTCGTGGTCGATGACGGTCGACGCGGTCCCGTTCCGGGGCCGGGTCCGGGTCGGCGCCGGCGTCGACGACGAGACCGGCGTGATCGGACTCGAGCCGGGCGCGTCGTTCACGACGCCACGCACGTACGCGATCCGGGCCGCGGACCCGGCCGAGCTACCCGGCGCCTGGCACGACTTCCAGCGCACCGTGCTGCGCCGGGACGCCTCGGCCCACCACCACCCGGTGGTCTACAACTCCTGGTACGCCACCACCTTCGACGTCCGGGCCGACCACCAGCTCGCCCTGGCCCGGCGGGCCGCCGACCTCGGTGCCGAGGTGTTCGTGGTGGACGACGGCTGGTTCCGGGGCCGGACCTCGGACGCCGCCGGCCTCGGCGACTGGGACGTGGACCCGGCGAAGTTCCCGGACGGTCTCGGCCCGCTCATCGACGGCGTGCAGGACCTGGGGATGCGGTTCGGAGTCTGGGTGGAGCCCGAGTGCGTGAACCCCGACTCGGACCTGTTCCGTGCCCACCCCGACTGGGTCTATCGCGCAGGCGAGCGCCCGTTGGTCACGGTCCGCAACCAGCACGTGCTGGACCTGGGCCGGCCCGAGGTGGAGGCGTTCGTGGCGGACATGCTGCGCCGGCTGCTCACCGAGCACGACATCACCTACCTCAAGTGGGACATGAACCGTCCGGTCGGCGACGGTGGCCGTCCCGGCGACCCGCACGGCCTCGAATGGTCGGTCCAGCACGCCCGCGCCTACCACCGGCTGCTGGACCTGCTCCGCTCGGAGTTCGGCGACGTGACCGTCGAGGCGTGCGCGTCCGGGGGCGGCCGGGTGGACACCGAGGTGCTCGCTCGCAGCGACGTGGTCTGGGCCAGCGACGAGACCGGGCCGCGGGACCGGCTCGCGATCCAGCACGGCTTCCTGTCCGCGTACGCCGCGTCCTGGATGGTCTCCTGGGCCACGGACGAACCCGACCAGCTGGACACCGAGCCGACCAGTTTCGCGTTCCGGTTCCTGGTCGCGATGTGCGGCGTGCTCGGCGTCGGCGGGGACCTGGGCGCCTGGTCACCGACCGACCTCGCCACGGCCCGCGACCTCATCGCGGCCTACCGGGAGATCCGGCCCGTCATCCTCGACGGTGACGTGACCCGGCACGGAAGTCCCGCCGTCGGGCAGTACGTGGTGCAGTACCGCCGAACAGAGCCCGACGGCGGAGCGGACACGGTCGTGCTGCTCGCCTTCTCGCGCGGTGGCGTCCGCGAGCGCGTACGGGTCGCCGGGCTCGACGGCAGCTACCGGGTGCGAGGCACCGACGCGACGGTGTCGGCGACGGATGCCGCCGGCGCCGGGGTGGAGATCGGCTACCGCGTCGCCCCGGACGCGGACCTGGTGGTCCTGGACCGGTTCGAGTGA
- a CDS encoding VOC family protein: protein MSEPTSAPVNTVTWWELPVTDLDQAKSFYGAVFGWTFTPFGEGYEGILNGSEMIGGLWQAPEQATSDGIRVYVNVADLEATLAAAEAAGGTVKNTREEVGGDMGWWAQIVDPGGRLVGLCTDNAAT, encoded by the coding sequence ATGAGCGAACCGACGTCCGCGCCCGTGAACACCGTGACCTGGTGGGAACTGCCGGTCACGGACCTGGACCAGGCGAAGTCCTTCTACGGCGCCGTGTTCGGGTGGACCTTCACCCCGTTCGGCGAGGGGTACGAAGGCATCCTGAATGGCTCCGAGATGATCGGCGGGCTCTGGCAGGCGCCCGAACAGGCCACCTCGGACGGCATCCGGGTCTACGTCAACGTCGCCGACCTCGAGGCGACCCTCGCCGCGGCCGAGGCCGCCGGCGGCACCGTGAAGAACACCCGTGAGGAGGTCGGGGGCGACATGGGCTGGTGGGCGCAGATCGTCGACCCCGGTGGGCGGCTCGTCGGCCTGTGCACCGACAACGCGGCCACCTGA